The nucleotide sequence GGGCGGGGTGCCGCTGGACGAGGCGTTCACCCCGGCGGCCGTGACCATGCAGCTGACCGACGACATCGACATCTCCCGCGGCGACCTGATCTGCCGTCCGGCCAACCGTCCGCACGTGGGCCAGGACGTCGACGCGATGCTGTGCTGGCTGACCGAGACGGCCGCGCTCACTCCGGGGGCCAAGTACACGATCCTGCACACCACCAAGGCCACCAAGGCCGTGGTGCGCCAGCTCGACTACCGGCTCGACGTCAACACCCTGCACCGGGACGAGTCAGCAACAGCGTTGTCGCTCAACGAGATCGGCCGGGTGCGGCTGCGCACCCAGGCGCCGCTGCTCTTCGACGCCTACCGCCGCAACCGCGACACCGGCAGCTTCATCCTGATCGACGACGCCACCAACGCCACGGTGGCTGCGGGCATGATCACCGGCCCGTCGCTGCCGCAGGCGCAGGTGGTGTGGCACTCCGCCGCGGTGGAGCGCACCGACCGCAGCACCCGCGGGATGACCGTGTGGATCACCGGGCTGTCCGGCTCGGGCAAGTCCTCGGTGGCGGTGGAGCTGGAGCGCCGGCTGGTGGCGGCCGGACACCCCGCCTACCTGCTGGACGGTGACAACCTGCGCCACGGCCTCAACGCCGACCTCGGGTTCTCCGACGCCGACCGCGCGGAGAACGTGCGCCGGGTGGGCGAGGTGGCGGTGCTGCTGGCCGACGCCGGCGTGGTGTCGGTGGTGTCGCTGATCAGCCCGTTCCGGGCCGACCGCGCCAAGGCCCGCGCCGCGCACGAGGCCGCGGGACTGCCGTTCGTGGAGGTCTTCGTGGACACCCCGCTGGCCACCTGCGAGGAGCGGGACCCCAAGGGCATGTACGCCAAGGCTCGGGCGGGGGAGATCATCGGCTTCACCGGCATCGACTCGCCCTACGAGGCGCCGCAGTCACCCGACCTGCTGCTGCGCCCGGAGGACGGCGCGCCCGCGGACATGGCCGGCGCCATCCTCGACCTCGTGCTGGAGCAGCTGTGAACGACTCCCGACTGGCCGCGCAGATCGCCGAGGAGGCGGGGCAGCTGCTGCTGCAGGT is from Rhodococcus sp. X156 and encodes:
- the cysC gene encoding adenylyl-sulfate kinase, with amino-acid sequence MPQLLRIATAGSVDDGKSTLIGRLLYDSKAIFTDQLEAVAQTSRDRGSATPDLALLTDGLRAEREQGITIDVAYRYFATPRRKFIIADTPGHVQYTRNMVTGASTADLAMILIDARKGVLEQTRRHAFLSTLLGIPHLVLCVNKMDLVDWSQERFEEIREEFRVFAMKLDVADLTFIPMSALQGDNIVNRSTSMDWYEGASLLHHLEEVTSSSDRNLIDARFPVQYVIRPQNLDGSSGAATDDPELHDHRSYAGTVAGGVFRPGDEVTVLPSGFSSTVDKIWGPGGVPLDEAFTPAAVTMQLTDDIDISRGDLICRPANRPHVGQDVDAMLCWLTETAALTPGAKYTILHTTKATKAVVRQLDYRLDVNTLHRDESATALSLNEIGRVRLRTQAPLLFDAYRRNRDTGSFILIDDATNATVAAGMITGPSLPQAQVVWHSAAVERTDRSTRGMTVWITGLSGSGKSSVAVELERRLVAAGHPAYLLDGDNLRHGLNADLGFSDADRAENVRRVGEVAVLLADAGVVSVVSLISPFRADRAKARAAHEAAGLPFVEVFVDTPLATCEERDPKGMYAKARAGEIIGFTGIDSPYEAPQSPDLLLRPEDGAPADMAGAILDLVLEQL